One genomic window of Gemmatimonadales bacterium includes the following:
- a CDS encoding NYN domain-containing protein, with protein sequence MNNRHIIRAGRPVAATAATVHAPNAALLIDFDNVTLGIRSDLTKELRTLLNSDIIKGKVAVQRAYADWRRYPQYIVPLSESSIDLIFAPAFGTNKKNATDIRLAVDAIELVFTRPEIGTFILLSGDSDFSSMVIKLKEYGKYVIGVGIRESASDLLIQNCDEYYSYSDLAGLTKEEDTPSIQRDPWELVREAAAQMVRNDDVMRSDRLKQVMKQIDPHFDEKNAGYSRFSKFVTDAGAKGILVVNKMENGQYEIAPVAGGVEPPRRGSGAAEQGGRTTAGQRGRGAAAGARHAVPEPTDAPIPDEKKSRGRRRGGRGRGRGEDRPAAEGVAAATGPKGLTLASAFGLMSQVLAELPNPVAHDALRARMAALHGREDPLLEEGRFTKLLRQANDAEVADVRKTGDDSYEVSVHPTDIAVPRQRPAVAPSPAVEAVAAPH encoded by the coding sequence GTGAACAACCGTCACATCATCCGCGCCGGCCGTCCGGTCGCCGCGACCGCCGCCACCGTGCACGCCCCGAACGCGGCGCTGCTCATCGACTTCGACAACGTCACCCTCGGCATCCGCTCGGACCTGACCAAGGAACTGCGGACCCTCCTCAACAGCGACATCATCAAGGGGAAGGTGGCCGTGCAGCGGGCCTACGCCGACTGGCGCCGCTATCCGCAGTACATCGTGCCGCTCTCGGAGTCGTCGATCGACCTGATCTTTGCCCCGGCCTTCGGCACCAACAAGAAGAACGCCACGGACATCCGGCTCGCGGTGGACGCCATCGAGCTGGTCTTCACGCGTCCGGAAATCGGCACCTTCATCCTCCTCAGCGGTGATAGCGACTTCTCGTCGATGGTCATCAAGCTGAAGGAGTACGGCAAGTACGTCATCGGCGTCGGCATCCGGGAGTCGGCCAGCGACCTCCTGATCCAGAATTGCGACGAGTACTACTCGTACAGCGACCTGGCCGGGCTCACGAAGGAGGAGGACACCCCCTCCATCCAGCGCGACCCGTGGGAGCTGGTCCGCGAGGCCGCGGCCCAGATGGTCCGGAACGACGACGTGATGCGTTCCGACCGGCTGAAGCAGGTGATGAAGCAGATCGACCCGCACTTCGACGAGAAGAACGCCGGGTATAGCCGATTCAGCAAGTTCGTGACCGATGCCGGTGCCAAGGGGATCCTGGTCGTCAACAAGATGGAGAACGGCCAGTACGAGATTGCGCCGGTGGCAGGTGGCGTAGAGCCGCCACGGCGGGGCAGCGGGGCAGCGGAGCAGGGGGGCCGGACGACCGCGGGTCAGCGGGGCCGCGGGGCCGCCGCAGGGGCACGGCATGCCGTGCCCGAGCCGACCGACGCACCGATCCCTGACGAGAAGAAATCCCGTGGCCGTCGACGGGGCGGCCGGGGTCGCGGCCGTGGCGAGGATCGTCCAGCTGCCGAGGGCGTGGCTGCGGCGACCGGGCCGAAGGGGCTGACGCTTGCGTCGGCGTTCGGGCTGATGTCGCAGGTGCTTGCCGAGCTCCCGAACCCGGTGGCGCACGACGCGCTCCGGGCCCGGATGGCGGCGCTGCATGGCCGTGAGGACCCCCTGCTCGAGGAGGGCCGCTTCACCAAGCTTCTCCGCCAGGCAAACGACGCCGAAGTGGCGGACGTCCGGAAGACCGGCGACGACAGCTACGAGGTGTCGGTCCACCCGACCGACATCGCGGTGCCGCGCCAGCGCCCTGCGGTCGCGCCGTCGCCGGCGGTGGAGGCCGTAGCCGCTCCCCACTGA
- a CDS encoding DNA-3-methyladenine glycosylase has product MAPGPRGGSSRPRPTSGTAIPPPTATSRRHAQNEGLYGPAGSWYVYLSYGVHWCANLVAGRTPNEGAVLLRAVEPLEGLPTMRRRRGGVADRLLAAGPGRLTQALGITRSLDQRTMRGAVVQIHQGDPLAPPVATPRIGITKAVDWPLRFVEGGTRWASRPS; this is encoded by the coding sequence GTGGCACCCGGACCGCGGGGAGGATCGTCGAGGCCGAGGCCTACCTCAGGCACCGCGATCCCGCCTCCCACGGCTACGAGCCGACGCCACGCCCAGAATGAAGGGCTGTACGGCCCGGCCGGCAGCTGGTACGTCTACCTATCCTACGGCGTGCACTGGTGCGCCAACCTCGTGGCAGGTCGCACTCCGAACGAGGGGGCGGTGCTCCTCCGAGCGGTGGAGCCGCTCGAGGGCCTGCCAACCATGCGCCGCCGGCGGGGCGGGGTGGCCGACCGCCTCCTCGCCGCTGGTCCCGGCCGGCTCACCCAGGCACTCGGCATCACCCGCTCCCTCGATCAGCGCACGATGCGTGGGGCTGTGGTCCAGATCCACCAGGGAGACCCCCTGGCGCCTCCAGTGGCCACGCCGAGAATCGGCATCACGAAAGCCGTGGACTGGCCCCTGAGGTTCGTGGAGGGCGGCACTCGCTGGGCGTCCCGGCCCAGCTGA
- a CDS encoding glycine C-acetyltransferase produces the protein MSNNLDARIHAELAQFKADGVYKTLNYLASPQAARVEMEGRGSVIILSSNNYLGLSNEPAVVAAGKKALDRYGAGTGSVRFICGTFSIHRELEQACARLVGTSASLSFVSCWNANEAVPGTLLTEHDLILSDQLNHASIIDGLRLAKAITKCQTGVYKHGDLDDLRAKLAAATDRKVKMVITDGVFSMEGAIAKLPDIATICREYGAVLVVDDSHSTGVLGKTGRGTAEHFGMVGEVDIITSTLGKALGGAAGGFVAGTAEVCDYLTQRARPQLFSNALPATVAGSALASIEFLEQHPERVTRLRENANYFREQLLGLGFAPLPGETPIIPVILGETAAAIKMSNMLLDEGVFVTGFGFPVVPQGQARVRCQVSAAHTRADLDEALAAFKKVGTKLGLI, from the coding sequence GTGAGCAACAACCTCGACGCACGCATCCATGCCGAGCTGGCGCAGTTCAAGGCCGACGGCGTGTACAAGACACTCAACTACCTGGCCAGCCCGCAGGCCGCGCGGGTGGAGATGGAGGGGCGCGGTTCCGTCATCATCCTCTCCTCCAACAACTACCTCGGGCTGTCCAACGAGCCGGCGGTCGTGGCGGCGGGCAAGAAGGCGCTCGACCGGTACGGCGCCGGCACCGGCTCGGTCCGTTTCATCTGCGGCACCTTCTCGATCCACCGGGAGCTGGAGCAGGCCTGCGCGCGGCTGGTCGGGACGTCGGCCTCCCTCAGCTTCGTGAGCTGCTGGAACGCGAACGAGGCGGTCCCCGGCACCCTGCTCACCGAACACGACCTCATCCTGAGCGACCAGCTCAACCACGCCTCCATCATCGACGGCCTGCGGCTCGCCAAGGCGATCACCAAGTGCCAGACCGGCGTCTACAAGCACGGCGACCTCGACGACCTGCGCGCCAAGCTCGCCGCCGCCACCGACCGCAAGGTGAAGATGGTGATTACCGACGGCGTCTTTTCGATGGAAGGGGCCATTGCCAAGCTCCCCGACATCGCGACCATCTGTCGCGAGTACGGGGCGGTGCTGGTGGTGGACGACTCCCATTCAACCGGCGTGCTCGGCAAGACCGGCCGCGGCACCGCCGAGCACTTCGGGATGGTGGGGGAGGTGGACATCATCACCTCGACCCTCGGCAAGGCTCTGGGCGGGGCGGCCGGGGGCTTCGTGGCGGGCACCGCCGAGGTCTGCGACTACCTGACCCAGCGGGCACGGCCGCAGCTCTTTTCCAATGCCCTGCCGGCCACCGTGGCGGGCAGCGCGCTGGCCAGCATCGAGTTCCTGGAGCAGCACCCGGAACGGGTCACCCGGCTCCGTGAGAACGCGAACTACTTCAGGGAGCAGCTCCTCGGGCTCGGCTTTGCGCCGCTCCCCGGCGAGACGCCGATCATCCCGGTCATCCTCGGCGAGACCGCGGCGGCCATCAAGATGAGCAACATGCTCCTCGACGAGGGGGTGTTCGTGACGGGATTCGGGTTCCCGGTCGTACCCCAGGGGCAGGCCCGGGTCCGCTGCCAGGTGTCCGCGGCTCATACGAGGGCCGACCTGGATGAGGCCCTCGCGGCGTTCAAGAAGGTGGGGACGAAGCTGGGGCTGATCTAA
- the tdh gene encoding L-threonine 3-dehydrogenase has protein sequence MRALVKTAPGIGMELREVPIPACGPNDVLIRVHHAGVCGTDLHIWEWDSWASNRLKPPVVIGHEFAGRIEQLGPEAEAEGLLDVGDLVTAEGHIICGHCLQCRTGNGHLCQRTSIIGVDRDGAFADYIAMPASNVMKLGGIPTEIGAIMDPMGNAFHTVLEGDAVIGSAVLVLGCGPIGCFAVGVARAAGASLVIASDLNDKRLGIAKQMGAHVTLNPTRDDVPARVKELTNGDGVDLVCEMSGHPAGHAQAFAVARLGGRVNLLGTPSKTTEVSFARDIIFKGLTLYGVTGRKMYHTWHVMQRYLRAGQIDPMPVVTHRFPLDKIADAIQVIKDGQAGKVILEIGS, from the coding sequence ATGCGCGCACTCGTCAAAACCGCCCCCGGCATCGGCATGGAGCTGCGGGAAGTGCCCATCCCCGCCTGCGGCCCCAACGATGTCCTGATCCGCGTGCATCACGCGGGCGTCTGCGGCACCGACCTCCATATCTGGGAGTGGGACTCCTGGGCCAGCAACCGGCTGAAGCCCCCCGTGGTGATCGGCCACGAATTCGCCGGGCGGATCGAGCAGCTGGGGCCGGAGGCGGAGGCGGAGGGGCTGCTCGACGTCGGCGACCTCGTGACCGCCGAAGGGCACATAATCTGCGGGCACTGCCTGCAGTGCCGCACCGGCAACGGGCACCTCTGCCAGCGCACCTCGATCATCGGCGTGGACCGCGACGGCGCCTTTGCCGACTACATCGCGATGCCCGCCTCCAACGTGATGAAGCTCGGCGGCATCCCCACCGAAATCGGCGCCATCATGGACCCGATGGGGAACGCCTTCCACACCGTGCTCGAGGGCGACGCCGTGATCGGGAGCGCGGTGCTGGTGCTGGGGTGCGGCCCCATCGGCTGCTTTGCCGTCGGGGTGGCTCGCGCTGCCGGCGCCTCGCTGGTCATTGCCAGCGACCTCAACGACAAGCGGCTCGGCATCGCGAAGCAGATGGGGGCGCACGTTACGCTCAATCCGACCAGGGATGACGTGCCCGCGCGCGTGAAGGAACTGACCAACGGCGACGGCGTCGATCTCGTGTGCGAAATGAGCGGCCACCCCGCCGGTCACGCCCAGGCCTTCGCGGTGGCCCGCCTCGGCGGCCGCGTCAACCTGCTCGGCACGCCGAGCAAGACGACCGAGGTCAGCTTTGCGCGGGACATCATTTTCAAGGGCCTGACGCTCTACGGCGTGACCGGGCGCAAGATGTACCACACCTGGCATGTCATGCAGCGGTACCTGCGGGCGGGGCAGATCGACCCGATGCCGGTCGTGACCCACCGTTTCCCACTCGACAAGATTGCCGACGCCATCCAGGTCATCAAGGACGGGCAGGCCGGCAAGGTCATCCTGGAGATTGGCTCGTGA
- a CDS encoding molybdopterin-dependent oxidoreductase, producing MPSLTVNGQTVPIAEGDTILDAARAHGVEIPTLCWYPKLPNVGNCRICLVSVEGQNKLLPACATPAADGMVVETESDAAADNRRGVLGMLLERYPLEHLRGNGSAPPPRNEFEQYVKQYNVPIPTTQPLGLRGGDTRPGDVMIQHDMSLCILCTRCVRACDDIQEVGVLDVGQRGTHTEIIVGGDGDPDHAGCTWCGECVRVCPTGAIFEVIPRERFGAEAVRHPDTVTRSVCPYCGVGCQVDLHVKDGELVRVTSPWIEENTPNQGSTCVKGRFGTDYAQHRDRLTVPLIRKGWVQEGGRWRWTGEMPRHREGPWQTIEEIGGGKKPRPPKRSIGKPPQTGLPIVGDGDVRDRATTPAEWYDAFREATWEEAMSLTAQELLRIKAEHGPRALAALSSAKCSNEDNYLFMRMVRGALGTNSVDHCTRLCHSTSVSAMSRALSTSAASGSMREIEEACDVIFISGANTTENHPVFGALIKRAVTKGAKLVVADVRRTELAALADVHLQLLPGTDVALYSTMLNHILAKGLENKEFIRTRTKEFDQVRAAVAPYTLEIGQKLTGVPAEKIALAAELYAGGPNTSTLWAMGLTQHASGTDIVASLLNMLLACGMIGRWGAAMLPIRGQNNVQGASDVGAIPFAYTDYRSVTKPENRADYAKAWGLPEDALSLQDGLMVTEMTKPGSGVRGLYIMGENPVISDPDVAHAEEWVRGLEFLGVQDLFLTDTARWADVVLPGSSFAEKEGTFANTERRIQLSSPALSPPGQARRDLDILIDLTERLGLKSQYAGAEDVMREIASVTPSWRGVTYDGLRRHNFGLQYPVLTEDSDGTAFLFADKFPTPDGRALFVPVEFLQPNELPDAEYPFVMGTGRQMYHWHTGTMTRRSTGLDSREPVPTVEMNPEDVAELGVSDGETVRITSRRGSILIGVRASGRQARGQVFVPMHYREAAANLLTNPALDPYAKIASFKVSAVRIERA from the coding sequence ATGCCTTCGCTGACAGTCAACGGACAGACCGTGCCGATCGCCGAGGGTGACACGATCCTCGATGCGGCGCGCGCGCACGGTGTCGAGATCCCCACCCTCTGCTGGTATCCGAAGCTTCCCAACGTCGGCAACTGCCGCATCTGCCTCGTCTCCGTCGAGGGACAGAACAAGCTCCTCCCCGCCTGCGCCACGCCGGCGGCGGACGGCATGGTGGTCGAGACCGAGAGCGACGCTGCCGCCGACAACCGCCGCGGCGTGCTCGGCATGCTGCTGGAGCGCTATCCCCTCGAGCACCTGCGCGGCAACGGCAGCGCGCCACCCCCGCGCAACGAGTTCGAGCAGTATGTGAAGCAGTACAATGTGCCGATTCCCACGACGCAGCCCCTCGGCCTCCGCGGTGGCGACACCCGCCCCGGCGACGTGATGATCCAGCACGACATGTCGCTCTGCATCCTCTGCACCCGCTGCGTGCGCGCCTGCGACGATATCCAGGAAGTGGGTGTGCTCGACGTGGGTCAGCGCGGCACCCACACCGAAATCATCGTCGGCGGCGACGGCGACCCCGACCACGCCGGCTGCACCTGGTGCGGCGAGTGCGTCCGGGTCTGCCCCACCGGCGCCATCTTCGAGGTCATTCCCCGCGAGCGCTTCGGTGCCGAAGCGGTCCGCCATCCCGACACCGTCACCCGCTCCGTCTGTCCCTACTGCGGCGTCGGCTGCCAGGTCGACCTGCACGTGAAGGACGGCGAGCTGGTGCGCGTGACATCGCCGTGGATCGAGGAGAACACCCCGAACCAGGGCAGCACCTGCGTCAAGGGACGGTTCGGCACCGACTACGCGCAGCATCGCGATCGACTCACCGTGCCGCTAATCCGGAAGGGGTGGGTGCAGGAAGGCGGGCGCTGGCGCTGGACCGGCGAAATGCCGCGCCACCGCGAGGGCCCGTGGCAGACCATCGAGGAAATCGGCGGCGGCAAGAAGCCGCGCCCCCCGAAGCGCAGCATCGGGAAGCCGCCCCAGACCGGGCTGCCGATCGTGGGCGACGGCGACGTGCGCGACCGCGCCACCACCCCCGCCGAGTGGTATGACGCCTTCCGCGAGGCCACCTGGGAGGAGGCGATGAGCCTCACCGCCCAGGAACTCCTCCGCATCAAGGCCGAGCACGGTCCCCGCGCACTTGCCGCCCTCTCCTCCGCCAAGTGCAGCAACGAGGACAACTACCTCTTCATGCGGATGGTGCGCGGCGCCCTCGGCACCAACAGCGTGGACCACTGCACCCGGCTCTGCCATTCCACCTCGGTGTCGGCCATGAGCCGCGCCCTCAGCACCTCGGCGGCCTCGGGCTCGATGCGCGAAATCGAGGAGGCGTGCGATGTCATCTTCATCTCCGGCGCCAACACCACCGAGAACCACCCGGTCTTCGGCGCGCTGATCAAGCGGGCGGTGACCAAGGGCGCCAAGCTGGTCGTGGCCGACGTGCGGCGCACCGAACTGGCCGCCCTGGCCGACGTGCACCTGCAGCTCCTGCCCGGCACCGACGTGGCGCTCTACAGTACCATGCTCAATCACATCCTGGCCAAGGGGCTCGAGAACAAGGAGTTCATCCGCACCCGGACGAAGGAGTTCGACCAGGTGCGCGCCGCCGTGGCGCCCTACACGCTCGAGATTGGGCAGAAGCTCACCGGCGTGCCCGCCGAGAAGATTGCCTTGGCCGCCGAGCTGTACGCCGGCGGCCCGAACACCTCGACACTCTGGGCCATGGGGCTGACCCAGCACGCGAGCGGCACCGACATTGTGGCCAGTCTGCTCAACATGCTGCTGGCGTGCGGGATGATCGGCCGGTGGGGTGCGGCGATGCTGCCGATCCGCGGCCAGAACAACGTGCAGGGCGCCAGCGACGTCGGCGCCATCCCCTTCGCGTACACCGACTACCGTTCCGTGACCAAGCCGGAGAACCGCGCCGACTACGCCAAGGCGTGGGGGCTCCCCGAGGATGCGCTGTCCCTGCAGGACGGTTTGATGGTGACGGAAATGACCAAGCCCGGCAGCGGGGTGCGTGGTCTGTACATCATGGGCGAGAACCCGGTCATCTCCGACCCCGACGTGGCGCACGCGGAGGAGTGGGTGCGGGGTCTCGAGTTCCTCGGCGTGCAGGACCTCTTCCTGACCGACACCGCACGGTGGGCTGACGTGGTGCTGCCGGGCTCGTCGTTCGCAGAGAAGGAGGGGACCTTCGCCAACACCGAACGGCGCATCCAGCTCTCCTCCCCCGCCCTGTCGCCTCCCGGCCAGGCCCGCCGCGATCTCGATATCCTGATCGACCTGACCGAGCGCCTCGGGCTCAAGAGTCAATACGCCGGCGCCGAGGACGTGATGCGGGAAATCGCGTCGGTCACGCCCTCGTGGCGCGGCGTCACCTACGACGGCCTCCGGCGTCACAACTTCGGCCTGCAGTACCCGGTGCTGACGGAGGATTCCGACGGCACGGCCTTCCTCTTCGCGGACAAGTTCCCGACGCCCGACGGCCGGGCGCTCTTCGTTCCGGTGGAGTTCCTGCAGCCCAACGAGCTGCCGGACGCCGAATACCCGTTCGTGATGGGCACCGGCCGCCAGATGTACCACTGGCACACCGGCACCATGACACGGCGCTCCACCGGCCTCGACTCCCGGGAGCCAGTGCCCACCGTGGAGATGAACCCGGAGGATGTCGCCGAGCTCGGCGTGTCCGATGGCGAGACGGTGCGCATCACCTCCCGGCGCGGCAGCATCCTGATCGGCGTGCGCGCCTCGGGCCGGCAGGCCCGCGGCCAGGTGTTCGTGCCGATGCACTACCGGGAAGCGGCGGCCAACCTGTTGACCAACCCGGCGCTCGACCCCTATGCGAAGATCGCGAGCTTCAAGGTGAGCGCGGTGCGCATCGAGCGGGCCTAG